The following nucleotide sequence is from Candidatus Zixiibacteriota bacterium.
CTATCAAATCGAACTCGAGATTGACTGCCTCGCCCGGCTTCAAATCGGACAACGTCGTAGCCTGACCGGTATGCGGAATGAGATTCACGCTCAACCAGCCGGAGCGGCAATGATTTACCGTCAGGGAAACGCCGTCAATAGCTATCGAACCCTTATTAATCACCAGAGCATCGAAACCGGGTTCAAACTTGACCGCCAACTCCAATGACCGACCGACCGGTTTGAGATAGTCTACCGGACCGGTTGTATCCACATGGCCGGTAACTAAGTGCCCGCCCAGGCGGCTGCCCATCTGGAGCGCCCGTTCTAAATTGATTCGCGAACCTGCCTTTAGCCTCGACATATCCACTCGAGCAGCGGTTTCCTGCGAAAGTTCGGCGGTGAGCGAGCCTACGTCCCTAGCCACTACAGTGAGACAGACGCCGTGGCAGGCGATTGACTCGCCGATCTGGATTTCCTCCGAGGGCAGGGAGGACTTCACGGTCAAAATCGCGTAGTTCCCCTGGGGCCTGAGGGCCTCGACTAAACCGATTGTTTCAATAATGCCCGTAAACACTTCTATCGCCTAAAATTAGGATATCCTACAACAATCGTATCCGGACCCAGCCTTTCGACCGACTCAACCTCCAA
It contains:
- a CDS encoding riboflavin synthase, giving the protein MFTGIIETIGLVEALRPQGNYAILTVKSSLPSEEIQIGESIACHGVCLTVVARDVGSLTAELSQETAARVDMSRLKAGSRINLERALQMGSRLGGHLVTGHVDTTGPVDYLKPVGRSLELAVKFEPGFDALVINKGSIAIDGVSLTVNHCRSGWLSVNLIPHTGQATTLSDLKPGEAVNLEFDLIGKYILKYQQSGSSRGITEEMLRGSGW